In Saccharomyces cerevisiae S288C chromosome XV, complete sequence, the following proteins share a genomic window:
- the OST3 gene encoding dolichyl-diphosphooligosaccharide--protein glycotransferase OST3 (Gamma subunit of the oligosaccharyltransferase complex of the ER lumen; complex catalyzes asparagine-linked glycosylation of newly synthesized proteins; Ost3p is important for N-glycosylation of a subset of proteins including modification of Pmt2p at N131 and N403), with protein MNWLFLVSLVFFCGVSTHPALAMSSNRLLKLANKSPKKIIPLKDSSFENILAPPHENAYIVALFTATAPEIGCSLCLELESEYDTIVASWFDDHPDAKSSNSDTSIFFTKVNLEDPSKTIPKAFQFFQLNNVPRLFIFKPNSPSILDHSVISISTDTGSERMKQIIQAIKQFSQVNDFSLHLPMDWTPIITSTIITFITVLLFKKQSKLMFSIISSRIIWATLSTFFIICMISAYMFNQIRNTQLAGVGPKGEVMYFLPNEFQHQFAIETQVMVLIYGTLAALVVVLVKGIQFLRSHLYPETKKAYFIDAILASFCALFIYVFFAALTTVFTIKSPAYPFPLLRLSAPFK; from the coding sequence ATGAATTGGCTGTTTTTGGTCTCGCTGGTTTTCTTCTGCGGCGTGTCAACCCATCCTGCCCTGGCAATGTCCAGCAACAGACTACTAAAGCTGGCTAATAAATCtcccaagaaaattatACCTCTGAAGGACTcaagttttgaaaacatcTTGGCACCACCTCACGAAAATGCCTATATAGTTGCTCTGTTTACTGCCACAGCGCCCGAAATTGGCTGTTCTCTGTGTCTCGAGCTAGAATCCGAATACGACACCATAGTGGCCTCCTGGTTTGATGATCATCCGGATGCAAAATCGTCCAATTCCGATACatctattttcttcacaAAGGTCAATTTGGAGGACCCTTCTAAGACCATTCCTAAAGCGTTCCAGTTTTTCCAACTAAACAATGTTCCTAGATTGTTCATCTTCAAACCAAACTCTCCCTCTATTCTGGACCACAGCGTGATCAGTATTTCCACTGATACTGGCTCAGAAAGAATGAAGCAAATCATACAAGCCATTAAGCAGTTCTCGCAAGTAAACGACTTCTCTTTACACTTACCTATGGACTGGACTCCAATTATTACCTCGACAATAATTACCTTCATCACCGTCTTACTCTTCAAAAAGCAGTCCAAACTCATGTTCTCCATCATATCTTCCAGGATCATCTGGGCAACCTTGTCaacttttttcatcatttgcaTGATCAGTGCCTATATGTTCAACCAAATCAGGAATACCCAATTGGCAGGCGTTGGTCCTAAGGGCGAGGTTATGTATTTCTTGCCCAATGAATTCCAACACCAATTCGCCATTGAAACTCAAGTCATGGTTCTTATTTACGGAACATTGGCCGCGTTGGTTGTCGTATTGGTCAAGGGTATACAATTCTTGCGGTCTCATTTGTATCCAGAGACCAAGAAAGCGTACTTCATTGATGCTATTTTGGCCTCCTTTTGTGCCTTATTCATTTATGTCTTCTTTGCTGCTTTGACAACCGTGTTCACGATAAAGAGTCCTGCTTACCCTTTTCCTTTACTAAGGTTATCGGCACCATTCAAATAA